GATTTTCCTGATCGGCCCGTTCTTCCAGTTTTGGCTCGAACAGTTCAGGCGGCTCGTCTCGGTCATTGATCGCGCAAAAGTGGATCCAGTATAAAAAAGAGGGGGAGTTGGACTTAACGTCCAGCTTCCCTTCTTTTGTTGATGAAAACTGATAGTTTGGTTCGACTATTTAACTGTACGGTATGCTGTTTACAAACATGAGCGAGTTGTGAATTTTACAACTGTTGGCGCTTTAAAAGTCCGGCGAATACGCCGCCTTTCGCGCTCAGTTCATCATGCGTCCCGTCCTCGACGATGCCGTCAGCGGTAACGACGAGGATGCGGTCAGCATTCTTCACCGTCGCCAAACGGTGGGCGATGATGAGCGTCGTCCGGTCAGCCGCGAGTTCATTGAGCGAGTCTTGAATGATTGCTTCCGTCTCCGTGTCGAGCGCGGACGTCGCCTCATCTAATATCAAGATCGGCGGATTTTTGAGGAACATGCGGGCGATGGCGATCCGTTGTTTCTGACCGCCCGACAGTTTCAAGCCCCGCTCCCCGATTTGCGTCTCGAGACCATGCTCGAGCTCCTCGACGAGCGAGTTCAAATGCGCCTTCTCGACCGCATGCATAATCTCCGCGTCGGTCGCGTCCAGTTTTCCGTAGGCGATATTCTCACGGAGCGTCCCGGCGAACAAGAACACGTCTTGTTGCACGATCCCGATTTGGCGGCGCAGACTCTCTTTCGTCATATCACGGATGTCCATGCCGTCGATTGTGATTTTCCCACTCGTCACATCATAGAAACGTGGGATGAGCGAACAGATTGTCGTCTTCCCGGCCCCGCTCGTCCCGACGAGGGCGACCGTCGTTCCGGCCTTGATGTCGAGGTCGATGTCGGTCAACACTTGCCGATAGTCCGAGTAGCCGAACGAGACGTTTTGGAAAGCGATGTCGCCTTTCAGTGCCGTGACGTCGACGGCGTCCGGACGGTTCTCGATGTCAGGCGCTTCGTCTAACAGCTGCGTGAACCGTTTGAAGCCCGCCATCCCTTTCGGGTACATCTCGAGGAGGGCCGTGATTTTCTCGATCGGCTTGATGAGCAAGTTCATATAGAGGATGAACCCGACGAGCTGACCGTACGAGAGTTGTCCCTGATACGTCAAATATGCGCCGTAGACAAGGACGAGCAGCGTCATGAGCCGCGTCGTGATGTAAATCCCGGCGAGCGACTTACTCATGACCCGATACGCCTCGATTTTCGAGCCGCGATAGAAATTGTTATCTTTTTGGAAGCGGTTGATTTCGAACGTCTCGTTCGTGAACGATTGGACGACGCGTGCCCCAGAGACGCTGTCCTCGACACGGGCGTTCACTTCGCCGATGTTCGTATACATCTTTTGCCACGCCTTGTTCATGTTCTTGTTGGCATACGTGATCATGATGACGAGGAACGGCACGGCGACGACCGTCACGAGCGCGAGTTGCGGGTCGATCGAGAACATGATCCCGAACGCACCGAGCAGCGTCATGATGGCGATGAAGAAATCTTCAGGCCCGTGGTGCGCCACTTCGCCGATATCGAACAAGTCGTTCGTCACCCGGCTCATCAAATGGCCGGTCTTGTGGTTATCGAAGAACCGGAACGACTGTTTATGGATATGGGTGAACAGCTCTTCCCGCATATCGGTCTCGATATTGATGCCGAGCTTATGCCCCCAATAGTTGACGACGTACTGCATCATCATGGCGAGTATGTAAAGGATGAGCAAGCCGATGCTGATGATGATAATCCAGTTCCATTCCCCACCTGGCAACAAATCGTCGATGAACCATTGCACGGCGAGCGGAAAGCCGAGCTCGAGCAGACCGACGAGGATGGCGAACGAGAAATCGAGGATGAATAACTTCTTATGTGGACGGTAATAACTAAAAAAACGTGAGATCATTTCGTTTCCCCCTTCTAAACAAATAGTTTACGCCTTTTTGCAGGAAGTGGAAAATGGGAAGCACGTCTTTTTCAATCTTTTTTCCAGCGCGGTATAATAGACATAAGGAGCTGATTCAAATGAACGTACAAATTACAGAACGCGCCCAAGAGCGGATTGACGCTTTAAAAGGCGACCGTAAAGGACAGATGCATTTGTTTTATGAGACGGAAGGTTGCGGCTGCGGCAATAGCGGCATCTTCGAGATTCGCTACGTGACCGAAACGACACCGGAAGACGTCGAGATTGATTCGAACATCGGCCCGATCCTCATCAAGAACTGGACGAAAGTGTTTCTCGACGATGACATGATCATCGACTATCGCGAAGATAAACGATCGCTCGTCTTGAAGAGCAACGGCCAAGTGTTCAACTCGAACTTGCTCGTGACCGACGGGACCGGTTGCCAGTTGAACGTCCCGAGCCGATGAAACAGGCGTTACGAGACCATCCGAGCCTCTGGCTTTGGTTTCTCCTCAGCTTCGGGCTCGGCTTGTTCGGCATTTACCTCGCGTTCGCGGACTCGGTCTACACGATGACAGCCGTGATCGCCTCGCTGTTCGCCTTCGGGTTCGCCCTGCAGCGGACGGCGAAGAAGATGGACAAACAGACCG
This sequence is a window from Exiguobacterium mexicanum. Protein-coding genes within it:
- a CDS encoding ABC transporter ATP-binding protein, with protein sequence MISRFFSYYRPHKKLFILDFSFAILVGLLELGFPLAVQWFIDDLLPGGEWNWIIIISIGLLILYILAMMMQYVVNYWGHKLGINIETDMREELFTHIHKQSFRFFDNHKTGHLMSRVTNDLFDIGEVAHHGPEDFFIAIMTLLGAFGIMFSIDPQLALVTVVAVPFLVIMITYANKNMNKAWQKMYTNIGEVNARVEDSVSGARVVQSFTNETFEINRFQKDNNFYRGSKIEAYRVMSKSLAGIYITTRLMTLLVLVYGAYLTYQGQLSYGQLVGFILYMNLLIKPIEKITALLEMYPKGMAGFKRFTQLLDEAPDIENRPDAVDVTALKGDIAFQNVSFGYSDYRQVLTDIDLDIKAGTTVALVGTSGAGKTTICSLIPRFYDVTSGKITIDGMDIRDMTKESLRRQIGIVQQDVFLFAGTLRENIAYGKLDATDAEIMHAVEKAHLNSLVEELEHGLETQIGERGLKLSGGQKQRIAIARMFLKNPPILILDEATSALDTETEAIIQDSLNELAADRTTLIIAHRLATVKNADRILVVTADGIVEDGTHDELSAKGGVFAGLLKRQQL
- a CDS encoding iron-sulfur cluster biosynthesis family protein, yielding MNVQITERAQERIDALKGDRKGQMHLFYETEGCGCGNSGIFEIRYVTETTPEDVEIDSNIGPILIKNWTKVFLDDDMIIDYREDKRSLVLKSNGQVFNSNLLVTDGTGCQLNVPSR